The following DNA comes from Huiozyma naganishii CBS 8797 chromosome 8, complete genome.
AAAATCGAAGAGGTAACAACGACCGGTCTCTCCGTTTGTACCAGAATTTCAGAACTTCTGTTTCAGAATGACGCTTGCCGTGGGAGCTAACTAGCTGGGGGTGAAACGCCAGTTGATCCTGGATCAATATTTGAGTGAATTCCTCGAGCCTGCTTGCTTGCAAGCTTTAAAGAAAATGTACAATAACCGAACGATACCTCCAGAGCAACGGTAGCAGCTGTCACTCCTGGCTCCGTGCCCCTCTTGCTCTTTTATGACTATCCCGCGGATCTCTGTAAGTTTCCGTCTCTCCTCGAGAAAACCACGCGAGATttgaaacaacaacaaaaatgaCGTATTGCGAGCGCTGATGCCTGCCTGGGGTTGCTTTCCGTTAACAGGACCGGTTGCGTACTGACTCTACACTGATGTGTATGCAACTATTATCCCCGTCCCAACAAGaacagacacacacacaaacaTATATACACTTCTATTTAGTGCCCCGCAGGCCTCTCCTTAAGTAATCCCGTTTAGATAATCCGCTCTTCTCGAGCGATTTCTATTGTTCCGTGAGCTGATTATGTGATCGCTCGAGGCAGCCAGCAGtaagaaaagaaaggtcGCGGCCGGGAACCCGCACTAGGGCCGCGCTGACCGGGATGCAGGTCTACCTACCCCACTatactgctgctgcagggGAAACAAGCAAGTTTGGGTGCGCATCGATACGTCATGACAGATATCGTGAAGAATCTAGGCTTTTTGTAGTAGCGAAGAGGGCACTGGGACAAAACTGGTGCGTTTAGTCTTGGAATCACACCGGATTGCCTGTCCCCATGGTACGGCACGtacatacacacatatatattgCTGACCAGTTCGTGCAACGCTTGGGCTCAGTTCTCCGGGTCTAGGATGAAATCACAGAAATACTTGAACGCTCCGTAGGCCTCCCTGCCGACAGGCTCGATGTACTTTGGTGGGAGCAGGAACCCGTGGTTCCCAGTGTCTCTCAGTTTGATCTGGAAGGCCCAGTGTGCACGGTTGTGGTACATGAAATCCAGGGCGGACCCAGAGCCAAGCCCAGGTGTCAAATCGGAACCCCTGTCTTTGCACGCGGGCAACACGTCGTAATGTTTCCCGGAAACGGCACGGATGGCCTTCGAAAGCCCGAATGACAGCTCCATCAGATTCTCCAGGTCGCGAGGGACAGATTCACAGGAATACGCATATGGGTACAGGATCTCTTGGGAGTAAGAGTGCAGGTCTAAGAACCCGTATATCTTGTAGTCGCGCTTCACGTGGTACAGGTACTCCGACCACAGCCGTGCTTCTACGGCTTCGAAGGGTACCTCGCCCGCGTAGTTCTCGTTGCAGGGGAAGTCATCGCTCGAGGACCACTCGTACCCGAAAGATCTGTCGATGTCGATACCGCGACACGAACTTAAATACGTCTCTTGCCGGTTCTTCCTCCACAACCGATCGGATGTCCACGTGTAATTGTACCCGTCTGGGTTGAACACTGGCACGAAGATGAAGTCCAAGGAATTCAAGTATTGTGTCTCTCTCTTGCCCGTGGGCGTGTCGTAGTTAGGCAAGCAACTGTGCCGTGATAAAGCAAGCTGTAGAT
Coding sequences within:
- the ECM14 gene encoding putative metallocarboxypeptidase (similar to Saccharomyces cerevisiae ECM14 (YHR132C); ancestral locus Anc_2.110); this encodes MLLKRISAALVAAVQLCHGMVSYSGEKVVRFWVDADGLEVERRELLSSVLNCSSCSIWTVNSKFMDVHVGNSEDLTAMDSLTSIMHEVIVEDLDSAIRGTFPVADDDLELWETVHASGSQQNFQVGGPDSKLQVFHALSGFFFKEFRDLRTLNIWFALLKETFPQLVEIEEYGETPEGNKLQALHLAAHNQELNPERKTVMSLEGSMQGSRSAYLQLALSRHSCLPNYDTPTGKRETQYLNSLDFIFVPVFNPDGYNYTWTSDRLWRKNRQETYLSSCRGIDIDRSFGYEWSSSDDFPCNENYAGEVPFEAVEARLWSEYLYHVKRDYKIYGFLDLHSYSQEILYPYAYSCESVPRDLENLMELSFGLSKAIRAVSGKHYDVLPACKDRGSDLTPGLGSGSALDFMYHNRAHWAFQIKLRDTGNHGFLLPPKYIEPVGREAYGAFKYFCDFILDPEN